In Agarivorans gilvus, one genomic interval encodes:
- the rpmA gene encoding 50S ribosomal protein L27 yields the protein MAHKKAGGSTRNGRDSESKRLGVKRFGGESVLAGSIIVRQRGTKFHAGTNVGIGKDHTLFATAEGKVKFEVKGPKNRKFVSIEAE from the coding sequence ATGGCACATAAAAAGGCTGGTGGTAGTACTCGTAACGGTCGCGATTCGGAAAGTAAACGCTTAGGTGTTAAACGTTTCGGTGGCGAGTCTGTATTAGCGGGTAGCATTATTGTTCGTCAACGTGGTACTAAATTCCACGCGGGCACCAACGTTGGTATCGGTAAAGACCATACTCTTTTCGCAACTGCCGAAGGCAAAGTGAAATTTGAAGTTAAAGGTCCTAAAAACCGTAAGTTTGTTAGCATCGAAGCTGAATAA
- the cgtA gene encoding Obg family GTPase CgtA — protein sequence MKFVDEAVIKVDAGDGGNGTISFRREKYVPRGGPDGGDGGDGGSVYLVADENLNTLIDYRFERFHKAERGENGQGSNCTGKRGEDLELPVPVGTRARDQDTGEILGDLTQHKQRLLVAKGGFHGLGNTRFKSSTNRAPRRKSNGTPGEVRNLQLELLLLADVGMLGLPNAGKSTFIRSVSAAKPKVADYPFTTLIPNLGVVRQSENRGFVIADIPGLIEGAADGAGLGVRFLKHLERCRVLLHMVDVLPADGSDPVENALTIISELEQYSEKLFEKPRWLVFNKVDLVLEEEADEIRQRVIDALGWEGEVFSISALENNGTKEICKAIGQFLETLPVVEEELAEREEVKFQWDDYHQQQIEQAEFEDWDDDDWDDDDDHGVEVIYQP from the coding sequence ATGAAATTTGTAGATGAAGCGGTAATTAAAGTTGATGCTGGTGATGGTGGCAATGGCACCATTAGCTTTCGCCGTGAAAAATATGTCCCGCGTGGTGGTCCTGACGGCGGCGATGGTGGTGACGGTGGTAGTGTTTATTTGGTGGCCGACGAAAACCTTAATACCCTAATTGACTATCGCTTTGAGCGCTTTCACAAAGCTGAGCGTGGCGAGAATGGACAAGGCTCTAACTGTACCGGTAAACGCGGTGAAGATTTAGAGCTGCCTGTACCCGTGGGTACCCGTGCTCGAGACCAAGATACTGGGGAGATCCTCGGTGATCTTACTCAGCATAAACAGCGTCTATTGGTGGCCAAAGGTGGTTTTCACGGTTTAGGCAATACTCGCTTTAAGAGTAGTACTAACCGTGCTCCGCGGCGTAAGTCGAATGGTACTCCGGGTGAAGTTCGTAACCTACAGTTAGAGTTATTACTGCTGGCAGATGTGGGCATGTTAGGCTTGCCCAATGCGGGTAAATCTACCTTTATTCGTAGTGTTTCCGCTGCCAAGCCTAAAGTAGCCGATTATCCATTTACCACGCTTATTCCTAATCTAGGCGTGGTTCGTCAGTCTGAGAATCGCGGTTTTGTTATTGCCGATATTCCTGGTTTGATTGAAGGGGCTGCCGATGGAGCTGGTCTTGGGGTTCGTTTCTTAAAGCACTTAGAGCGTTGCCGTGTATTGTTGCATATGGTGGATGTATTACCCGCTGATGGCAGTGACCCTGTGGAGAATGCCTTAACTATCATTAGCGAGCTTGAGCAATATAGCGAGAAGTTGTTTGAAAAGCCGCGTTGGTTAGTATTCAACAAGGTTGATTTAGTTTTAGAAGAAGAAGCCGATGAGATCCGTCAGCGAGTGATTGACGCATTAGGCTGGGAAGGCGAAGTATTTTCTATTTCCGCTTTGGAAAATAATGGAACCAAAGAAATCTGTAAGGCAATTGGCCAATTCTTAGAAACCTTACCGGTGGTAGAAGAAGAGCTGGCCGAACGGGAAGAAGTTAAGTTCCAATGGGACGATTACCATCAGCAGCAAATTGAGCAAGCTGAGTTTGAAGACTGGGACGATGATGATTGGGATGATGACGATGATCATGGTGTAGAGGTTATTTACCAGCCATAG
- a CDS encoding threonine/serine ThrE exporter family protein → MLRSFRKYTGPVQAPVRNIDLEQQTRICRVVVLAGRIMQQHGAESKLIEETSVRLGLALGLDSVELAITANALVLTGLSKGRCITTTRRVYDRGINMHMVCEVQRITIMAEKQLLDVNEVVKRLERLQPYKYNRWHVVFMIGLSCACFSHLFGGDWTVFAMTFIASAIAMFFRQEMAHRHHNPILNFGMTAFVATSVAGLAVRYDLGNQPQTVMAASVLLLVPGFPLINAVSDMVKGHISMGISRWFFASLLSLGVAMGIALSMWATGVSGWL, encoded by the coding sequence ATGTTACGCTCATTTAGGAAATATACGGGGCCTGTTCAGGCTCCGGTTCGTAATATCGATTTAGAGCAGCAAACTCGCATCTGTCGAGTGGTTGTATTGGCTGGGCGCATCATGCAACAGCATGGTGCAGAAAGTAAGTTAATCGAAGAAACCTCGGTTCGTTTAGGTCTCGCCCTAGGCTTAGATAGTGTCGAGTTGGCGATAACCGCAAATGCCTTAGTGCTTACTGGCCTATCCAAAGGACGTTGTATTACTACTACCCGTCGAGTTTATGACCGTGGTATTAACATGCACATGGTCTGCGAAGTACAACGTATTACCATCATGGCTGAAAAGCAGTTGTTGGATGTAAATGAGGTAGTCAAGCGTTTAGAGCGTTTACAACCTTATAAGTACAATCGTTGGCATGTGGTATTTATGATTGGCCTATCATGTGCCTGTTTTAGTCATCTGTTTGGTGGTGATTGGACGGTATTTGCTATGACGTTTATCGCATCAGCTATCGCTATGTTTTTCCGCCAAGAAATGGCTCACCGCCATCACAACCCCATTCTTAATTTCGGTATGACCGCCTTTGTGGCCACGTCGGTGGCAGGTTTGGCGGTTCGCTATGACTTAGGTAATCAACCGCAAACGGTGATGGCCGCCTCGGTATTATTATTAGTTCCTGGTTTTCCGCTTATTAATGCGGTGTCGGATATGGTTAAGGGACATATTAGTATGGGGATTTCCCGGTGGTTTTTTGCCTCGCTATTGAGTTTGGGGGTTGCCATGGGCATTGCCCTTTCGATGTGGGCAACTGGCGTCAGCGGGTGGTTATAA
- a CDS encoding threonine/serine exporter family protein, with protein sequence MLELLAILVEDAIFSSVPAVGFAMVFNVPSRMLPLCAIGGAFAHCLRTLCIHWGVPLEWATLVASTSVGLVGVYWSRRYLIPRPVFTVASIIPMIPGSFAFKTMVGIIGLYSGGFSEALLATVIENGLRTLFILMALSFGLAIPSVVIYRGRPIV encoded by the coding sequence ATGTTAGAATTATTAGCAATTTTAGTTGAAGACGCGATTTTTTCATCGGTTCCCGCGGTGGGCTTTGCGATGGTGTTTAATGTGCCTTCGCGAATGTTGCCACTGTGTGCCATTGGCGGTGCGTTTGCTCACTGTTTACGAACCCTGTGTATTCACTGGGGCGTGCCCTTAGAGTGGGCCACTTTGGTGGCTTCAACCAGTGTCGGTTTAGTGGGAGTTTATTGGTCGCGTCGTTACTTGATCCCTCGGCCGGTATTTACTGTGGCCTCGATAATACCGATGATTCCCGGTAGTTTTGCCTTTAAAACCATGGTGGGTATTATTGGCCTATATAGCGGCGGTTTTAGCGAAGCATTGCTGGCAACAGTTATCGAAAACGGCTTGCGTACTTTGTTTATTTTGATGGCCTTGAGTTTTGGCTTAGCGATTCCCTCTGTGGTGATCTATCGCGGCCGACCGATTGTTTAG
- the folA gene encoding type 3 dihydrofolate reductase, with translation MKLAMIAAMTKQRVIGKDNQMPWHLPADLAHFKRVTMGKPVIMGRLTYESIGRPLPGRLNIVVSRNPKLSIAGVEVLSSVEAALERVKDEAEVMIIGGANIYQQCLPLADSLYLTFIDTELEGDAYFPDYLQQASWQTLHRESHPADDKNPYDLEFVSLARA, from the coding sequence GTGAAGCTAGCGATGATTGCTGCAATGACCAAGCAGCGGGTAATAGGTAAAGATAATCAAATGCCTTGGCATTTACCCGCCGATTTGGCGCATTTTAAACGGGTAACCATGGGCAAACCGGTGATTATGGGACGTTTAACCTATGAATCTATTGGGCGCCCTCTGCCTGGGCGTTTAAATATAGTGGTCAGTCGTAATCCCAAGCTTAGCATTGCTGGCGTTGAAGTGCTCAGTAGTGTTGAGGCCGCCTTGGAGCGGGTTAAGGATGAAGCGGAAGTAATGATTATTGGCGGGGCAAACATTTATCAACAATGTTTGCCTTTAGCGGATTCACTCTACTTAACTTTTATTGATACCGAATTAGAAGGGGATGCTTATTTCCCTGATTATCTGCAACAAGCATCTTGGCAAACGCTTCACCGCGAAAGTCATCCCGCGGATGATAAAAACCCTTATGATTTGGAGTTTGTTAGCTTAGCTAGGGCTTAA
- a CDS encoding symmetrical bis(5'-nucleosyl)-tetraphosphatase yields the protein MASYFVGDVQGCLDELQALLEQCKFSRKKDQLWLAGDLVARGPKSLETLRFVKDLGDSAHIVLGNHDLHLLAVANGIHRAKRRDNLQALLDAPDRDELLDWLRQQPLIKKHPDFDVVMVHAGIYPKWKVSKALKLAKEVQAELAGDNYLQLLQNMYGNEPAHWTDELVGYDRLRCIINVFTRMRYCFPDASLDFDSKLPPNKNNNPNLKPWFEIPGKHLKQTHIIFGHWAALMGKSKHALVSGLDTGCVWGNYLSMLRWDDQRMYTQACFNKNMIKP from the coding sequence ATGGCAAGTTATTTCGTTGGCGACGTCCAAGGCTGTTTGGACGAACTGCAAGCCTTACTCGAGCAATGTAAGTTTTCTCGAAAAAAAGATCAGCTATGGCTAGCCGGGGACTTAGTAGCGCGAGGCCCTAAGTCTCTGGAGACTTTGCGTTTTGTAAAAGACTTAGGCGATTCTGCGCACATCGTACTGGGTAACCACGACCTGCACCTACTGGCTGTTGCCAATGGCATTCACCGAGCTAAACGCCGCGATAATTTGCAAGCCCTATTGGATGCGCCGGACCGCGACGAACTGCTCGACTGGCTGCGCCAACAACCACTGATAAAGAAACACCCTGACTTTGATGTAGTAATGGTGCATGCCGGCATTTACCCCAAATGGAAAGTCAGCAAGGCCTTAAAGTTAGCTAAAGAGGTACAAGCAGAGCTAGCTGGCGACAACTACCTGCAGTTGTTACAGAATATGTACGGTAACGAACCAGCTCATTGGACAGACGAACTGGTCGGCTATGACAGATTGCGCTGTATTATCAATGTGTTTACCCGTATGCGGTATTGCTTTCCCGATGCCAGCTTAGATTTTGACTCTAAACTGCCACCCAATAAAAATAACAACCCAAACTTAAAACCTTGGTTTGAAATACCCGGTAAACACCTTAAGCAAACCCACATCATTTTTGGTCACTGGGCGGCTCTAATGGGGAAAAGCAAACATGCTTTAGTTTCTGGCTTAGATACCGGTTGTGTATGGGGAAACTATTTGTCGATGCTGCGCTGGGACGACCAGCGCATGTATACTCAAGCTTGCTTCAACAAAAATATGATTAAGCCCTAG
- the apaG gene encoding Co2+/Mg2+ efflux protein ApaG, which produces MTHSPEYALDIQVETGFLPEHSVPEQQQYAFYYTITIRNTSEQDLQLLRRHWLITDGNGEVKEVKGDGVVGKQPLLKPEKPFSYTSSAVLATEVGVMQGSYTLVDQSGNEFEAEIPPFRLSLPNKLH; this is translated from the coding sequence ATGACTCATAGCCCAGAATACGCTTTGGATATACAGGTAGAAACTGGCTTTCTACCTGAACATTCTGTTCCTGAGCAGCAACAATATGCCTTTTATTACACCATCACCATTCGCAATACCAGTGAGCAAGACTTACAGCTATTGCGCCGCCATTGGCTAATCACCGACGGCAACGGCGAAGTGAAAGAAGTAAAAGGAGATGGTGTAGTGGGTAAACAGCCACTGCTTAAACCAGAAAAGCCGTTTAGCTACACCAGCAGTGCTGTGCTCGCTACCGAGGTCGGTGTGATGCAGGGAAGCTACACTTTAGTCGACCAATCAGGCAATGAATTTGAAGCAGAAATACCGCCATTTCGCTTGTCCTTGCCCAACAAACTTCACTAA
- the rsmA gene encoding 16S rRNA (adenine(1518)-N(6)/adenine(1519)-N(6))-dimethyltransferase RsmA, protein MNKQVHQGHRARKRFGQNFLNNESVISQIVATIYPQEGENLVEIGPGLGALTEPVANAAGRLHVVELDRDLAQRLREHPRLADKLTIHEIDALKFDFMQLSQAQQKMRVFGNLPYNISTPLIFHLLSFSSAISDMHFMLQKEVVNRMAAGPDSKAYGRLSVMTQVQCRVFPALEVPPEAFMPPPKVDSAVVRLEPYESTLYPLNSLATLDRVCKEAFNQRRKTIRNALGNLLSVEHLEALGLKPTLRPENLTIEQFCDIANYIDKEQLLQASSSDDS, encoded by the coding sequence ATGAATAAACAAGTTCATCAAGGGCATCGCGCCCGTAAACGTTTTGGCCAAAACTTCCTGAACAATGAGTCAGTGATTAGCCAAATCGTTGCTACGATCTACCCTCAAGAAGGGGAAAACTTAGTAGAAATTGGCCCCGGCTTGGGCGCATTGACCGAGCCCGTTGCCAATGCAGCAGGGCGTTTACATGTAGTGGAATTAGACCGCGATTTAGCTCAACGCCTGCGCGAACATCCACGCCTAGCTGATAAGCTCACTATTCATGAGATTGATGCCCTAAAGTTTGACTTTATGCAGTTAAGCCAGGCCCAGCAAAAAATGCGGGTATTTGGTAACCTGCCCTACAATATCTCTACCCCGCTAATTTTCCATTTATTAAGCTTTAGCAGCGCCATCTCTGACATGCACTTTATGTTGCAAAAGGAAGTGGTCAATCGCATGGCCGCCGGGCCAGACAGTAAAGCTTATGGTCGCCTTAGTGTCATGACTCAAGTGCAGTGTCGTGTTTTTCCGGCATTAGAAGTGCCGCCTGAAGCATTTATGCCACCACCAAAGGTAGACTCTGCAGTGGTTCGTTTAGAGCCTTATGAAAGCACTCTATACCCTCTCAACTCTCTAGCTACCTTAGATCGCGTATGTAAAGAAGCCTTTAACCAGCGCCGCAAAACCATTCGCAATGCCTTAGGTAATCTACTCAGTGTTGAACACCTCGAAGCCCTTGGACTAAAACCTACGCTACGCCCTGAAAATTTAACTATTGAGCAATTTTGTGATATTGCTAATTACATAGATAAAGAACAATTATTGCAGGCCTCTAGTAGCGATGACTCATAG
- the pdxA gene encoding 4-hydroxythreonine-4-phosphate dehydrogenase PdxA — translation MSNTVARIALTPGEPAGIGPDLVLAISQQAWPMELVVVADPQLLEERAKLLGINIRLLSYQPEQAAKPQAAGTLTIAPINMGAPAVPGLLDEANGHYVLKTLEFACKGNMDGQFAAVVTGPVNKGIINKAGVSFSGHTEFFAQQAGCSDVVMMLATEGLRVALATTHLPLAYVAKAITHERLYNIISILHHDLQSKFAIKQPKIYVCGLNPHAGEDGHLGREELDIIIPLLEQMREEHGMNLIGPLPADTVFQDKYLAEADAVLAMYHDQGLPVLKYKGFGKSVNITLGLPFIRTSVDHGTALELAGTGEADHGSMITALEHAIDMVEREHE, via the coding sequence ATGAGTAACACTGTCGCCAGAATCGCGCTCACTCCGGGCGAGCCTGCCGGTATTGGTCCAGACTTAGTGCTGGCGATTAGCCAGCAAGCTTGGCCGATGGAACTAGTAGTGGTGGCCGACCCTCAGCTCTTAGAAGAACGCGCCAAACTGTTAGGAATTAATATTCGCTTGCTGAGTTATCAACCCGAACAAGCAGCTAAGCCGCAGGCCGCCGGTACTCTCACCATTGCCCCTATTAACATGGGTGCTCCAGCCGTGCCCGGACTGCTAGATGAAGCCAACGGCCATTACGTACTTAAAACGCTGGAGTTTGCTTGTAAAGGCAACATGGATGGGCAATTTGCCGCGGTGGTTACCGGCCCCGTCAATAAAGGCATTATTAATAAAGCGGGAGTATCATTCAGCGGACATACTGAGTTTTTCGCCCAACAAGCGGGCTGCTCAGATGTAGTGATGATGCTAGCCACCGAAGGCTTACGAGTGGCCCTTGCCACCACCCACTTACCTTTAGCCTATGTGGCTAAAGCCATTACGCATGAGCGTTTGTACAATATCATCAGTATTTTGCATCATGACTTACAAAGTAAATTCGCGATTAAACAACCTAAAATTTATGTGTGTGGTCTCAATCCTCATGCTGGCGAAGATGGCCACCTAGGTCGCGAAGAACTCGACATCATTATTCCTCTTCTGGAACAAATGCGTGAAGAACATGGCATGAATTTAATTGGGCCATTGCCAGCAGACACGGTATTCCAAGATAAATACCTCGCCGAAGCCGACGCCGTGTTAGCGATGTATCACGACCAAGGTTTACCTGTATTGAAATATAAGGGTTTTGGCAAATCAGTAAACATTACCCTTGGCCTACCCTTTATAAGAACCTCAGTTGACCATGGAACAGCGCTTGAGCTGGCGGGAACTGGTGAAGCCGATCATGGAAGTATGATTACAGCCTTAGAACACGCCATCGACATGGTAGAGCGAGAACATGAATAA